The genome window TCTCGCAGCTCCGGGGCGAATGATCGTTCCGGATCTCGTCGAAGGACAGATGGATGGATCGTGGGCGATGGGGATTGGTCAGGCTCTCCTCGAGGACCTGCCCGCGTATGTACAGGGCGGCGCGAGCGGCAAATGGAACCTGAACCGCTATCACGTGGCCCTCGCGCGTGACTGCGCCATCCACGACGTCGAGAAAATCATCCTGCCGCCGGAGTCCGATGACGCACCGGCCCGGGGGATGGGCGAGGTCGCCCTGAACTGCGTGCCACCTGCGGTCGCCAACGCGGTCGCGCACGCGACCGGCAAACGATTTCGCGACCTGCCGATTACCGCCGAGAAGATTCGGGCGGTCTGGAGCTGACACATGGCAATGATCGATCTCGACCTGACCGTCAATAACCAGAAGATTACTCGTAAGGGGATCGATGGGAGCATGTGGCTCAACGACTTTCTGCGGGAGAAAGCGGGCCTGACGGGTACGAAGTTCTGCTGTGGCATTGCAGTGTGTCGCGTCTGCACCGTTGCGTGGCAGAGGGTGCCGCAATCGCTGCGAGAGCCGATGCGCACCTGTACGACGACACTCGAATATGTGAACGGCACCATCATCACGACCGTCGAGGGTTTGGCCCAGGACGGCCAACTTCATCCGCTCCAGGAGGCCTTCCTCGAACACTTCTCCTTCCAGTGCGGGTACTCGGCGCCCGGGTTTCTCATGGCGTCCTATTGTCTCCTCGACCGCTTGAAGCGGAGTCCGATTCCCAAAGAGGACGTCGACGACGCGATTCACCATGCGGTGGGGAAACACGTCTGCCGCTGCACCGGGTACATCCGCTACTACCAGGCGATCCGTCAGGTGGTTCTCGACACGCCGGGACTCACGACATGAAGCGCTACAATGCCGAGGCAGCTCTTGCGGCCGCCGTCTCGATCGTTCTCATCTCGCCGGCCTGGGCGGCCGGTGAAGAGGCGGGCGACGAAGAATACGACATCATCCAGTACGGCAAAGACTGCGCGCGACTCATTGCGGAGGCACCGCCGTTCAACTGCCTCGACTTCGAGATCATCCCCATTACCGTGGATGGGAAGGAGCCCACGGAATACAAACGCCACATGAAGTGCGACAAGCCGGCGTATCTGCCTTACCCCGAACAGACCGACGGGCAGTGTAGTCCGTGGTCGCGCGTCCAGGTGGTGCGCGACGATGATGTTCAGATCCTTCAATATTGCCGCCGGATGTACATTCGCCCGAAGGACGATCCGTACTTCGACTCGCTCGAGATGATCATGCACAACGTCAAGACGGGAAGCACCTGCTTCTTCATCTCGAAGAATTTCGGTCGCGACCCCAAGGGGGAGCTCGGAACGAGGGTTCCGCCCCCAACAGAGGAGACTCCGCCCGAAGGATTTCCTTCGGCTCGCGAGATCTGGGGTTCGCCCCAACACATCGCAAACGAGGGGTGCATTTACTGCCACGACAGCGACCCGTGGATGCACACGCCCTGGATCATGCAGACGCTCGAGTTGCCGGCTGACCCGTGGGGGTTCCATAGTGTCGATGTTGGAGGGCCGTTCGACGCTTGGCCCAAGCCGATGTCGATCTCGACGCGGGGTAATCCGTGCACGGGTTGCCATCGCATCGCGAACCTCAATACGTGTCTGCCCCAGGACATTCCGACTTTCGGCATGCAGCCACCCAAAATGCTTCAGTCGATCGGGATGGCTGCCCACGGGCGCTTCGGTGCGAAGTCTCTCGAAGATCTGAACGAAGTGACGAGTACCTGGGGCGAAATCCCACACGGGTGGATGGGGGAGCGTCTCCCTGATGTCGCCTCCGATCTGTGGCAGGGCTACCACGGAAGCATCGAGGCTCTTCAAGCGTGTTGCAAGGACCCGACGGGGCCGGGATGTCTCGTCGAGCCCATCGAAAGTAAGGCGGCATGGCTCGAACGTCAGGCCAGGAAGGATTGACCCGTCTCGTGCCGCGCGCCCTCGCCGCGGTGCTGGCTCTCCTGGCGTTCGGGGGTGTTGAGCCCAACACCGTGCGCGCCGACATCAACCCCTGGATGGTCGGCTCGGTTTTCGACCCGGAGAGATGGGATAGCGGAGGCGCGTACTCCGCGACCGCCTGGATGCATCCCCCCCCGAACCAGCCCGACATGGGATGGGGGATGCTCGATCCCGGCGAGGCGATCGAAACCGGGGACTGGCAGAAGATGTCGGGGTTCGCGGGTAGCTGGGGAGGCGCGCGTGGCCGGCTGCAGGAGATGGGCATCGGCTTCTCGTCCGCCTACTTCGGGCAGCTTGCTGCGAACCCGGTGGGCGGACTGCGCGAGGGCGGAACGAGTTGGCGCGGTGACCTCGCCGGCGCGGTCTTCGTAGACCTCGAACGGGTCGCGGGTTGGGACCGGACGTTCTTCACGGCGTCGGCCAGCTGGAAGGCGGGCAACCCGACGCTCTCGACGAACTACGTCGGCAACGAGCTGCCCACTCAGCTTGACGCGTTCGGCGATCCGAACGCGGTCCGGCTCGTGCATCTCGCACTTTCCAAGCAGCTTTTCGACAACACGACAGAGGTGATCGTCGGCCGACTGATCAGTGGCGAGGACTTCGCGAGCATTCGCCTGGCGTGCACGTCGCTCAACCAAGCGTTGTGCGGCAATCCGATCGCCGGGAGTCGAAACATCGACTTCCCGGCGTTCCCGAGCGCCGTTTGGGGTGGCGTCGTGAAGGTAAAGCCCCAAAACGACTGGATCGCGCTTGCGGGCACGTACCTCGTCTATCCCGATTTTCGGGAGCGCACGGACAACGGCGTCAACTTCTCCGCTCCGGACGGATCCGGTGCTCTCACCCTGGGTCAGGTCGAGTATCTCACAGGCCGCGATCCGGGCGCGAAGATGCTTCGTGGCCGTTACTTCGTCGGCGGGTATTACTCGACGGAGCGCGTGAACAAATGGCGTGATTCGAGCGCTCCCGAGGTTGGTGGGTGGTACGGGTTCTTCGCCATGGGGGAGCAGCACCTATGGTCTCCCGACGACTCCAACCGGGGAGTTTCTCTGTGGACGGCTCTCAGCTGGGCCCCGCCGGATCGAAACAAGATTCAGTTCATGGGAGCCGGTGGCGTGCTCTGGCAGGGAATTTTCGGCAGCCGGCCGAACGATGGGCTCGCCGTGCTGGGTGCGTACGCTTCCTGGTCGGACCGGATTCCCGACACGACGGGGGAGGTTCTTCTCGAGGCGAATTACCGCTTCACGTTGACGCCGTGGTTCTGGATCGAGCCGGACATCCAGGGGATTCTCAATCCGTCCGGAAGTAGCGCGATTCGCGACGCGCTCATCGTCGGTTTTGCCGTCGGTTTTGTGCTCTAGGCGACGAGTCGCCACTCTCGATCTCGTTCGAGGGCAGGTGACTTGGGCCGGCGTGTCTTCGGCTCGTGAAGCCGTTGACTCCGGTTTCGTCGCGCCGCTCCCGAGAAATGTCCACGCTTCCCTCGTCGGACGGAGGACTGGTCGCATCGGCGATGCGCGTCATCATGGAGAAGTTCGCACTCACCGCGACCGCCATCGCACCGTCCGAGGAGCTTTCCCTTTGCCGCAAGGCGACGGCGCTGGTCGTCGGTGAGGCGGATGCGCCGACCCCCGAGTTGGCGGTCGAGTTGCTCGCGCAGGACGCGGTTCTCCTCCATGAGGTGCGCGATTGCGTCCTGCTGACGTCGGTTCACCCACCCGGCGAAAATCAGGAGGAGGAAGTGGAGAGTTGTCGGCGGCATCGGCAGGCAGGATCTCCG of Candidatus Binatia bacterium contains these proteins:
- a CDS encoding 2Fe-2S iron-sulfur cluster-binding protein; its protein translation is MAMIDLDLTVNNQKITRKGIDGSMWLNDFLREKAGLTGTKFCCGIAVCRVCTVAWQRVPQSLREPMRTCTTTLEYVNGTIITTVEGLAQDGQLHPLQEAFLEHFSFQCGYSAPGFLMASYCLLDRLKRSPIPKEDVDDAIHHAVGKHVCRCTGYIRYYQAIRQVVLDTPGLTT
- a CDS encoding carbohydrate porin, with translation MARTSGQEGLTRLVPRALAAVLALLAFGGVEPNTVRADINPWMVGSVFDPERWDSGGAYSATAWMHPPPNQPDMGWGMLDPGEAIETGDWQKMSGFAGSWGGARGRLQEMGIGFSSAYFGQLAANPVGGLREGGTSWRGDLAGAVFVDLERVAGWDRTFFTASASWKAGNPTLSTNYVGNELPTQLDAFGDPNAVRLVHLALSKQLFDNTTEVIVGRLISGEDFASIRLACTSLNQALCGNPIAGSRNIDFPAFPSAVWGGVVKVKPQNDWIALAGTYLVYPDFRERTDNGVNFSAPDGSGALTLGQVEYLTGRDPGAKMLRGRYFVGGYYSTERVNKWRDSSAPEVGGWYGFFAMGEQHLWSPDDSNRGVSLWTALSWAPPDRNKIQFMGAGGVLWQGIFGSRPNDGLAVLGAYASWSDRIPDTTGEVLLEANYRFTLTPWFWIEPDIQGILNPSGSSAIRDALIVGFAVGFVL